TGACGGGTGCTGTGCAGACAGAGGAATAGCACTCTGTAGTGCACAAACAGGCACTGAGTTGTGCAGAATCCAAAGTTGTAACTCTAGATTTGAAGGAGCTAGTGATGCTGATACGTGGCTTTACAGGATAAACCCACTAGCAATAGCCTTAAAGGGCGAAGCCaataggaaacaggaaataacaccACAAACAACTGTTTGCTCTTTATGCATTACttacaaattaaaacagtaatgcatttgtttatttcatcactggacacaaatgaagacagaacccaaaatggaaaaaaaaaaccaatgacatttcttctctttccactttgtcacaaaacaatattttcttttatttggacACAAAACTTTATACGCAACCAGAACAACAGCAGCGAATAATAAGCAAGGTTTCTGAAGAAAAGAAAGCTTCTCAACTTTTCAGCACAAACTGTGCAACTACCTCCAGTATTCTTGTAACTATGAACCGAAAACAAAAGCCTTGGTCCAGCCCattaattaattactttaatttccAAACCAAGACCGATCTTAGAGTCATGTGGTTTTGGGGATTTAGTTAAAATAAGTTGAAACAGACAGAACTGGGCTTATCAGAGAGAAGGCAGGCAGCGATGAGCAAGAGACATTCACAGCTCTACTGCTTTACTCTCCAACCCATACTGTCCATTTGACTGCGTAAAatgaatatatgtgtgtttgtgtgtgtgtgtttttgtgagagaGAGGCATGGTTGGTCTATGACAGACAGGCCAGTCATAATAACCACATCAGTTCCCGATGGATGGAGATGCTCTGGACTCTGCTCCTTGCTGGGGCCTGATAGAACACACTGGAACACCTCTCCGCTCGTCTCCTTTCCTTCTTCCACTTCTCATCCCGTTTCCAGACAGCACTGCTCTCTCCTCAGGCTTTGATCTCAGGGGTTGAGGTGTACAGCTGCTCAGAGTTCTCTGCCCCAGGTCCTCTGAGTACACCACAAGACAAGAACACAAgaattagaaaaaagaaaaaaaaacatacggATACTTGGATaagctacaacacacacaaaactactgATGTAAGAAACTAACAAAAGGTCCCTGTTACACTCCAGGGTGCATGCAGATGCATTAATGTGAACGTGGTCTCTTttacttttggaccccactgtgtCATGGGGACTTccactcagcctgtgaaaactaTTGTACAATGTCATCtaacctgatgatgtcacagtgatgtcttCAAGGTTATCTCAGCTTGGAGTCTACACATGTCTGACAGAAATCCTTCTTTACAAACTGGTGGTGTGGAGTTTTAAAAGGTGCAGCTGTTTAACAGGCAGGGTCTCATTAAAAGCAGgtattgagttgcattatgggaactgtaggATCCAAAGACATTAGAATATCTTGGCCTCTGCTACTTTGATTTGGACCATTTTTTCTAAATCCATCTCTGGTAAGTCCCTAAATGTTATGGAAGTCTATTACTAAATCTCTAGAGCAGTGGTTCCAAACTTGTGCTCCAGGGTCCACTGGTGGGCCGTGAAGGCACTGCAAGTGGGCTGACAaataatttgcaaaacagtacagtttggtgaaaaaaataattaaaattgtttaaaaactcctgtcattgtttttttttgtgattttaaggactatcactgtgataatccaatgataggaacttttatgttgtcacTGGGCGGACCACTTTGCCACCGGAACACACTCGCTATCTCCGATTGTGCACCAAGCAattacatccatggcaaaaactggagaatcaaaacagatagctggttagcaatAGGAAAAGTTAAACGGAAacagagtcaagagacagatggtgaatggATAGGTGAACTTCCcccatcaaacaaaaaagaaaaattgagtgtcctctgctttcagttcagttcagagtGTTGAATAGctatcattaaaagaaaaagtgctctgaggcattatttggcctccataTTGTTACAAAGTTAGATGTGGGCCGCCAGCATCTGAGATTTGTGCAAGAAGTGCAATTACATACTGAGATCCTGATTTATATTTGACTTCATGTtcccagagaagaagaagtctgGGCCAATCTCCAATCACCAATCTCCATACAAGTAGGCTGTTTCTTAAGGCAATTAGGGGATCAATATTTACCTTTATTTAGACCGTTTCACACTAACTTCAGTATTTACTGTTGGTGGTTTCCATTTGGTCAAAAGACTTCCATCTGTGTTGAATGTCATAGTGCCAAGCATCTATCACTTACTCTGCAtttatctttaaatatttatcttttcattaaaaaaggaaagacgTTACAGAGAATCTTGCACCATGTAAATGTGTACTTACAGTAAATCTATACAGATTCTACTTAGATTACTGTGATACTTTACAGTATCAATATTTTCCagccattttaaaaacagattctgTGACACGCAGTGAAACATAGAAATGAATGGTATTACCAGGAAGGACACACTTCCACAAGCCGTAGGTTTTCCCCACCGCCGTCTGCCACAGTCGGAGGGTGCCGTCTTCAGAGCCACTGGCATACAGCTCACCATCTGGACTGAAGCGAACACAGTGCACTGGACCAAAGTGACCCTTATAGGACTCTGCAGATGGGAGAAGCAGCAACAATATTGGAAGGGGTCATTAAAGCTCTGacttaaaaatgtttgtttattctttttaatcTCTCTTAGCTACAGAGACACGAGACCATTTGTCATTTGGAAAACCTTGTTCTATGTTAAAGATCCGTCCAggaatcaatgttttttttagaaggacatcttttctttaaaaatgaacaaactacCTTGCACAATGAAAGCAAGCCGTTCATTCCTAAAGCTGGAGTCACTGATCTAGAGCAATTTGTAGTTTGCAAGTTCACCCACAGCTCCATGACAAATAGCAGCCTAATGAAGtcataataaaaagaaaaaaatccaacaaGTATgtaatttctgacatttcaggATAGGCCTCCATCAGTCCCTTTAGCCAAGCAAGCCAGCAGGCAGCCAGAACTCTTTACAAAGGCAAATCCTCTATGACAGGACGTCCTGCAGTGCTTTATAGGGGAGAAAACCTGCCTCAGCTAAACTACAGAGCTGTTGCTACTATCCAAATGACTGGAGGAAACTCTATACAACCATCAGGAACACGCTTCTCTCACCCAGCTCTTCCTTAGTGCTATAGTCAAATTTGTAGAGCTTGAAGTCTTCTCCACCGGCAACAAAGAAGTCCTTCTCTGGGTGGAGAGAGGCCGAGTTAATGGGAGCCGGAGCCTCCACAGTTTTGATCAGGTCCAGGCTTcaatatgtaaacaaataataacaaaatcaGATAACCAGCAAGATTAGGGAGGTCACAAAAATatcatttgtacattttctgttgGATGACATTAGCTTTTGTTACCATgctaatatataaaataaaagatcatTCTAACGCTGCACTTAGTTTATGTTACTGTGGAGAAGCTACATGTCtcataaaatatacataaatctACCCATGCAGCAAAGGTGTGGTCAGATCTTTTTGTCACATGACTATGTATATGTGTACTTAGTTGAGACATGTACCTCAGAGCATTGTAGAAAGCGATTGTCTTTCCATATGTAATCACAAGAATCTCTCCATCAGCCATGTACTCCATGCTGCTCACAGATGTGTCGAACGTCAGCATTTTCACCTCCTCCATGGAGCTCCTGTCCCAAAGCCTGGATggacacacatggacacacacacggacggaCACGCTTTAACATCCAAAAGGTCTCTTATGTGTTTGCTGAAATGACTGTTGCAGCACAAAGCTGAGTTGCAGTCAGGATGATGAGTTGAAGTTTGTCACAAACAGTCACAGATGAGGTAAACCACAAGAAGTCGCTTCACTGACCGTATGGTTTTATcgtcagcagcagagagaatcTGCTTGTCGTCATTACACCACAAAGCTTTCTTTATGGCTGAGGTGTGACCTGCGATCTCCTGTGGTGCTAAAGGACAAAGATTCAATAGTCAAGTACATAAGAGCCAGTCTTTCACATGCCACCTCATTTAAATGAGACCTGTCTCCAGCAGCGGGGAGTGCTACGCGGACTGCAACAGAATTTAAaggaaataatagaaaaacCCAAAAGGGATGTTGAAAGCACCAAATACATCAATTTTGCTACATGTATCTTTAATTGAGTGAATTTCCTCTTTGACACAGTCACTTACCTGCTTCAGGGTTGCTGAGATCGTAGATGCGCAGCAGCTTATCATTTCCTCCAGTCAGCAGACAGTTGCTGTCCTGAACAAGAGAAGCAGAAGTAGATTGAGAGACAATGTTATTTTCAGAAATATAtcaactagaatcacctcctcgtggctgcctgcctcctccactcagactagtttcaggttacatccctgtttatccagtcacaTACAATATtgaccatttgtgtgaaattttgtcataattgctgcgtgaagtcttgagttatgggtcacactgaccttgaccattgacctttgaccaccaaaatctaaatctatctcagttcatcattgagtccaagtgaatgtttgtacctaatttgaagaaattccctcaaagcaTTTCTGAGATGTTGCGTTCACAAGCACAAAACTACATCTTTAATGTTCAAAATCCATGTTCCCTCATTAAGATGCAACTTAATGCAGCAAAGTCCAACTGTCTGCATATGGCCTACCTGTGCTGTAAGTATGAAGTTTATACCATCTTATCATTGAGTTTCcatgttcacaagaatgtgTCTACAGAGTCACAGAAGCCAGGATGATGCCATAATGTCCTACATACTGTAGGCCAAGGctgtcacttaaaaaaaaaataaagaaaaaaaaataaaagaaaaaaataaagatcaaACAAATTTGAAACAACCCGAAATAACTCAAATGCATCCCCCCTCATCATCGTTTTCTTTGTGCCGGCTACTTCTACCTAGCTCTCAATAAAGAGCTCCGACACCTTTGaacaaaaaaggtaaaacatgGAACCTGAATCCATGTACCATGGATGTTATTACCACCATGTTATTTGAATAGTTCAACTGCACTGACCTGAGTAAAGGTGACAGTCTTCacgatgtgtttgtgtgccagtGTGAGGACCTCGTCTCCACTCACTGCATCCCACACCTTTCTGAAAAGCACAGAAGTCATGTTTTAACTGACAATACTTTATGTAGCCACACTGATTTAATAACATCCATCTCTCCACAGTGTGTTGGAGACCAGGATTTTCTCAGTGATTTGAACAAGACAATTACAACAGATATGTAACAAAAGACATTATAAGAAGGTATCTATCCATCCATtgcagaaaatacacaaaagtgACCAACTAATACAGGAATCCAAACAATGGCAAAATCCAATGATTCACTATGATGGACTGATCTGCTTGAGCGAGTGGGGCGTGGTGCTGACGATGCACATTAAACCATGGAGATAAATATTCAAttgcaaaacatattttaaaaatcagtgatgcAACTTTTGACAGAATGACAGAACTAACAacactcttcttctttattatttttctagTATCTATTTTCTTACTCACTGCTGCTCTCCAGCACCATGGTGAGAacaaaaaggctttttgagCTGCTACTCACATGTGAATTGTAATGAAAGAGCATGTCCTTCATTGTGATGGTACAGCTCTTTCATGTATATAAGACTTTCGCCAGCAGTGGGATTCTATGGATTTTAAGTTATATCTGGCTGTGGccacacagtgtttgtgtccTGTTTTAAACCCAGAGAGCAAAAAACTACTTCTACTGAcctataaaaatgtgtttgtttttccttactTTAAACTCTGCACCTTTTCCTGATCCTGAAGGAATGTAGACTTTTTTCCCCTATTTCCTCCTAGAGGGGCAGCATTTTAATGCTCTGAAGTTCACCTACAATGCAGGTTACCATGGCCAGTCCAGATAAACTTGAACCAGGTTTGTTATACCAGCAAACCTGAACCAAGCCCAAGGATAGCAGGTTAACCCACATGCAGGCCCCTGGAGTCAGGACAAATATACTGCCTCTTTTAAtgctcatgtttttatttaactgaacAATCATTAATTAGCAATTTGTTAACATTTACTGGACGTGTGTAATTTGCTCATGTAATCAAGGAACACGGTGTATTAAGATATCCTTACATCATCTATTTATGGAGGGTTTAGGAAATCAAATTATTGACCGAATCATGCAATAGACTGAAATTATTGTTACAGTAATAACGTAACATCTCATAACAATCTGTCTTAAGAAGCAGTCTGGGGTAAAGAGGTGCACTCAGGGTAAATAAGCTATTTTAGGCTGTTTTCAACATAGACATGTAGGCAGGAGTATGTTAGCCCATTTAGGACGGCTGCTACTCACGCCGTGAAGTCAGCGGCAGCAGTGGCTGCTTTCGTGGCGTCTGTGTTCAGAGTGGCTCCCCAGACAGCACCTTTGTGACCCAGAAACGTTCCAATCCAGTCCCCTGTGTCTCCCTGGCGCAACATGGGCTTGCCatctgacaaagaaaagcaaagaggaCACACgtgttacattacatttactcatttagggacacttttatccaaagcaacttacaagtgagggacatcagtAAGCCTCAatgcagtaggagaccttggtgtaagtactacatctatttaataattGATGGAGATTGAATAAGGAAATACACCAAAAGTTCACAGTAAGAGCTAGTTAGACATGTtaaggtgttaggagaggaagTGCTCTCTAAAGAGATTCAGCAGCA
The sequence above is drawn from the Seriola aureovittata isolate HTS-2021-v1 ecotype China chromosome 22, ASM2101889v1, whole genome shotgun sequence genome and encodes:
- the strap gene encoding serine-threonine kinase receptor-associated protein — translated: MAMRQTPLTCSGHTRPVVDLAFSGITPYGYFLISACKDGKPMLRQGDTGDWIGTFLGHKGAVWGATLNTDATKAATAAADFTAKVWDAVSGDEVLTLAHKHIVKTVTFTQDSNCLLTGGNDKLLRIYDLSNPEAAPQEIAGHTSAIKKALWCNDDKQILSAADDKTIRLWDRSSMEEVKMLTFDTSVSSMEYMADGEILVITYGKTIAFYNALSLDLIKTVEAPAPINSASLHPEKDFFVAGGEDFKLYKFDYSTKEELESYKGHFGPVHCVRFSPDGELYASGSEDGTLRLWQTAVGKTYGLWKCVLPEDLGQRTLSSCTPQPLRSKPEERAVLSGNGMRSGRRKGDERRGVPVCSIRPQQGAESRASPSIGN